From the Quercus lobata isolate SW786 chromosome 6, ValleyOak3.0 Primary Assembly, whole genome shotgun sequence genome, one window contains:
- the LOC115994094 gene encoding phylloplanin-like — protein MALKLVLFVTVMVAALALPIAKGTSVVVEVQPSFVPCSLGANVTATPPFPNAQVQLRCGAGNVVASTTTNASGVFSFSLDSTRLSLLPTVPLNHCNLVVTTPLSTCNSTLPPVGVLESRIQFIRSSVLGLRIVLTFGPVGFRYSSST, from the exons ATGGCCTTGAAATTAGTTCTCTTTGTTACCGTAATGGTTGCTGCATTGGCACTTCCAATAGCTAAAGGCACTAGTGTTGTGGTTGAGGTCCAGCCGTCTTTTGTGCCTTGCAGTTTAGGTGCGAATGTTACTGCCACCCCACCTTTCCCAA ATGCTCAAGTACAACTGCGGTGTGGAGCTGGAAATGTGGTTGCTAGTACAACAACCAATGCTAGTGGagtattttcattttccttggATTCTACACGACTTTCTCTCTTACCAACAGTACCCTTGAATCATTGCAATCTAGTGGTTACAACACCCCTCTCCACCTGCAACTCCACGCTTCCTCCTGTGGGAGTCTTGGAATCACGCATACAGTTCATTAGAAGCAGTGTTTTAGGGCTCCGTATTGTTCTCACCTTTGGGCCAGTTGGGTTCCGTTACAGTTCCTCAACTTAA